A genome region from Tenebrio molitor chromosome 4, icTenMoli1.1, whole genome shotgun sequence includes the following:
- the LOC138129405 gene encoding uncharacterized protein produces the protein MSDCKGADTPIDTNLRLEKSEDVCKQYPYQQLIGSLMYLSVLTRPDISYSVSYLSQFNNCFTSVHWKQAKRILKYLQKTKSYGLMFTNDNCNLEGFVDADWASNAIDRKSYTGFCFKFSGAVISYECKKQQTVALSSTEAEYMAIAEACKEAIYLKNLLSEIASCDYSIVLFNDNQGAQRLTENPLFHKRTKHIDVRHHFVRESVANNLVKIVYLPTSEMPADLLTKGLPSVQIILISGGVKISL, from the exons ATGTCAGATTGTAAAGGTGCTGATACTCCCATAGATACAAATTTAAGATTAGAAAAGTCAGAAGATGTTTGTAAACAGTATCCTTACCAACAACTTATAGGAAGCCTTATGTACTTATCAGTGTTAACGCGCCCTGATATCTCATATAGTGTTAGTTATTTAAGTCAGTTCAATAATTGCTTTACGTCAGTCCATTGGAAACAAGCAAAAAGAATactgaaatatttgcaaaaaactaAATCATATGGATTGATGTTTACTAATGATAATTGTAACTTGGAAGGTTTTGTCGATGCAGACTGGGCATCAAATGCAATAGATAGGAAATCCTACACCGGGTTTTGCTTCAAATTTTCAGGTGCTGTAATATCCTATGAATGTAAAAAACAGCAGACAGTAGCTTTATCGAGCACTGAAGCAGAATACATGGCGATTGCTGAAGCCTGTAAAGAGGCTATATatctgaaaaatttattgtcagAAATTGCAAGCTGTGACTATTCAATTGTTCTGTTTAACGATAACCAAGGTGCTCAGAGGTTGACAGAAAATCCTTTGTTCCATAAACGAACTAAGCACATTGATGTGCGACATCATTTTGTTAGAGAATCTGTTGCTAACAACCTAGTAAAGATAGTTTATCTGCCAACTTCTGAAATGCCTGCAGACCTGTTAACCAAAGGTTTACCTAGC GTTCAGATTATTTTGATAAGTGGAGGTGTTAAAATTAGTTTATAA